The sequence below is a genomic window from Ignavibacteria bacterium.
GTCAGTGAAGTCATGTTTTTCTTTAAAGCGCATCCGGTAAACTGCCAGTGCTTTTTCATAATTCTTTATTGCTTCTTTCTTGTTTTTATTACCTTCATACAGCATTCCCAGCAAAGCAATGCTTTCAGCCATCTCCGGACTATTCTTAATACATTTTTCCATTGTCTCTATTGCGTCCAGGGTACGCCCATAGCCCAAAAGAATATTTGCCTTATTGCCATAAGCCAGATAATAAGAGCTATCAGCAGTTATGGCTGAATCTAATAAGCTAATCACAAGCACTGCAACTCTGAAATCAGGCTTTTCCTTTACCATTTCCTTTTGCCATAGGCTTAATGCTTTATTGTTAAGCTCAATTGATGCCGAATTGAATTTACTGCTGCCAGCTGGTTTTTCATTTTCGCATTTGATTTGCGGAAAAATGAAGCTGGATATAACGGATAAAATTATAACAGATAGAATTATTTTCATTTTATCGCAGCCTGCATTTTACAAGTTGTTATTTACAAAACGTCCAGAAGAGTCCTGAGACGGAATTGTTTGTAATTCACTACCCCCGGGGCAATTTATTTCTACAATGAATAATCTGACCTATGGAATTTATGATCTTTATCAATTTTCAGCTGATGGCTCTTAAACCAATTAATGAACTCGCCGAACTTCTCCTTATTTGCCTCCTGCCAGGTGTCAAATTCATCTGAGGCGCCTGCCATAAGTAACCAGTGATTATAACTGTCAAAATAGCCATTGTCTATCAGAGCCTTGTGCCAGTCATATAATACATTTTGATAATTCTGGTTGTAATTTTCTGCAAAATACCTTTTTACAAAGTTTGTACGGATCCTGCTAAGACTCTCAAGCGAAATGCCCTTCTCACCCGTAATTGACATAGCGATCAAAGGTTCAAATACCCCCAATCCAAATGGAAGCCTTCCGGCTGAACCATCATCCTTTATAGTGACACTTCCATTTTTGCTAAAACTTATCTGGATTGTTGAATCGGATTCAAATTTAATTCCAGCGCTGTACGTATCAAATAGCAGCTTGCTTATTTCTTCCGTTCTGTCACTTCCACGCTCCATATTCATAAATATCTCGCCATAAAGAACACCCCATACTCTTTCTGTTGACGCACAAAACAATTTTGCTGCCCGGTAGTAGTTTGAGGGAAATCCAGGATCCGCCTGAATTCCTTTTTCGTAATATTTCAGTGCTTTCTGCAAACTGTCCTTCTGCATGTTTCCCATCTCAAGATAAAGCCTGCCTGAATTCGGAAATTTCTCAAGTCCTTTTTGATATATTCCTAAAGCACTGTCGCGTTTACCGGATTCATCCAGGATATTTCCAAGCATCTGATAATATTGGTCAGAAATATCTTTCATAATAAGTGTCTGCTTCAAAGTTTCTATTGATTTCCCAAAATCTTTCTTCAGATAATATGCATAGCCCAGTTCAAACCTGTAATCCGGTTTCTCAGGATCCAGTTTACAGGACTCGTTCAGCATAGTAATTGCCGTTTCCAGGTCGCCCTGATCCATTATCTTTACTGCTTTCAGCGCGGTTGAGTGCGCCTTCTGCTTATCAGTGTCAGACTGGCTGAAGACCGCATTGCAAATGAATAGCAAAAGAATAGTAGTTATTAATTTCATTTTCCCTCTTTATCTTTTTGAATACTAATTAAAATCCAGGCTTCGAAAGATTCAATCAGTTTTTCTTTATAAGTTTATTAGTTGACGAGTGAGCCAGCTTCAATTTCCACTTTCCAGCTATATAGATCCGGTTTCCTGATAAGTTAAAATTCTTTTCTTTCATACATATATATGGTGACAAGGAGCGTTTTCGGAAAATTATTTTATTTTTTTGTGGAATGCCATCAATTTTTGATCTTTTGGGAATATTTTATTGCATGCTGATTGTTCTTCGGTTTTATTTGTAGTTTGACTATTTTTGGTGCTGAATATTTTTTCCTCATCAGCTTAAATTAGAAATAAGTAAAATTCTGAAACCGTTTTTATTATAAAGGAATTCATGGATAAAGAATATTATATATTGTGGTACCGTCTGAATAAAAATGACAGATACCTTATCTGGTTCTCTGACGAATCTGACGGCGTCGTAACCGGCCCCTCGGGCAATGCTTTGAGCTTTAACTCCAAAGCTGAACTGCAAGAGTATGCTTTGAAGAATAATCTGGACATTACCTCTGAGGAACCGGAACTGCACAACCTAGACCTCGTCTCCGAGTGGATAAAGGAAAGTGATCCCTCATCTATTAATTTCAGCCAGTTCAATAACATATGGAACCTCTGGACAGACATTTCTAACAGCACGGGAAAAGGCTTTGATGAGGATATTGAATCCGCCGAAATGATCTATGATAAACTGTTCTGGAGCTGCACGTTGCCTACCGGGAAATCAGACGACCAGGAGTATATCCCCGAATGGACTGAAGATGAACTGAAAAATATGAGGGAACTGTTCTTAAGGGGAATTGATATGTTTACTCGTGCGGTTATTCCCTACTCTAAATAAATCCGGCATCTATTATTTCTGAGTCACAAAGGCCGGGGTGCGGACTAATAATTCCTTGAGATTATAAAGCCATTTCATTAACTTACCTTCAAACATAAAAAGAGGTATGTCGTGAAATGGTTTTTACGGTCTCTGGCAATATCTTTAGTGTTATTAAGCTTCTTTTCGGCGCCGCACGCCCAGACGCCTGACTTTAACGTAAACAGCTACAAACAGTTCCTTTCTGAAAACCAGAATCTTACAACTGAAAAACTCCTCGGTATGCATCCCACAGGCCTTTTTATGGGAAATCTGAGGCTTAACCACCTCTCAGGACTCTACGCCGACTCAATCGGGATTAAATTTAATCTCACTTCAGGGGAAAAGTCACTCCTGGATAAAAACGGGTTCATGGTAACCGAAAGGGTTCACTTCAATACGTTTCAAATTGCTTTTCGGGAAATCTACAACAGGGACCTACCTGTAATGATTACAAGCGATGCAGTTCTGCATGCTTTCCACATGTCGTACGATAAGATCCTTATGGATGTGGAGAATGATGTTCTGATACCAGAACTGAAAAGTTTCCTCAAAAGCCTGCATGAAAATCTTCCGGCTCTTAAGTCTGCTTACAGCGCTGATGCCGGGATGACCACATCGTTAAAAGACGTGGACATATATCTTACCGTTGCAAGAACGCTCCTTGAGGGACAGACGGCACCAGTATTTGCCGAGAACAGCAGCGAAATTACGGCTATCCTCCAGTTTATTACTTCTGAACAGCCGGCTAGTGTAAATCTGTTCTCCTCAACCGGTAAGTTAATAGATTTCAGCCAGTTTAAGACGCGCGGTCATTACACGAAAAGCCCCGCTCTTACCAGCTACTTTAAGGCTATGATCTGGCTGGGCAGAACTGAAATGTATCTTTCTGCCCCGCGCGCTTTAGAACCAGCTCCAAAACCTGAAGATATTCAAAGACAGACAATTGATGCAGCGCTTATTCTGGAAGCCGTCCAGGCTTCAGGAACAATGCCGCAATATGAAAAGATTAACGGCATCATTGAATTTTTTACCGGCGAACAGGATAATGTCACTCTCGTAAACCTTAAGAGCCTTACTCAGTCACTGAATGTTATTAAGGCCGGCGAGCTTCTGGATATCTCTAAACTTAAGACATTCCAGGATTCATTAAAAAACCAGTCTTATGCCTTTCAGAGGATCCTTTCACAAATAATATGTACCGGCTTTGATTCGCCCGACAGCATCGTTCCCGCTTCGGCTTTCATGCTCTTCGGACAAAGGTTTGTTATTGACTCCTACGTTACGGCACAGACTGTCTTCGACAGAATCTACTTCAACAACGAACGCATGAAAAGAATGCTCCCTTCAACGCTCGACGTGATGTATGCACTGGGCAATGATGCTGCAATACAGCTTCTTAAGCCGGAACTGGACAAGTACCACTACGGAACGAACCTGGCAGCTCTCAGATACCTTGTGGATTCCTACGGCGAGGACTTCTGGAATCTTTCACTTTATAACGGCTGGCTTAATTCCATAAGAAAGTTAAACCCGAAGAAGGATAGGTCAAATCTTCCTTCGTTTATGCAGACTGCAGCCTGGTGGCAGCAGAAACTGAATACACAGCTAGCCTCCTGGGCTCAGCTCAGGCACGATAACCTGCTTTATGCCAAGCAGTCCTATAGCGGCGGAGCAGGATGCTCCTTCCCTTATGGCTACGTGGAGCCTGTACCTGAACTTTACCTTGAACTAAAGAAGCTCTCTGAAAAGGCAAAGAATTATTTTTCGTCCTTCAATTTTTCAGACAGCTATACTAAATCTGTATTGAATAGTTATTTCTCAAATGCTATCACTATCTATACAAAACTGGCTTCAATATCTGAAAAGGAGCTCGGTAAAACTCCCCTTTCAGACGAAGATATGACATTTATTAGAAGCCTGGTCTCAACAGGCGGCGTCTGCGGTATGGACTTTCATCCGGGGTGGTATATGCAGCTTTTCTATCAGGGGGATGCGCTTGCCAACGACCCGGAATACGTAGTTGCCGACGTTCATACCGCCCCTACAGATGAAGCAGGTAACCCCACGGGCTGGGTCCTGCATGCAGGCACAGGGCCTGTTAACCTGGGCGTATTCTCGGTTGAGAGCCCATCGGGAGAGAGAATCACATATGCCGGTCCGATGTTGAGCTATTACGAATACCTTACTACAGGTTTCCAGCGCCTGTCGGACGAGGAATGGTTAAGCAAAATGAATATGATCTATATGAGCAATCCTCCTGCCCTGCTGCGCCCGGAATTTGTTAATCTTTACCTGACAGACTATTTGGGCAAGGAAAGACCAGAAGGACTCTCACTTCTGACTTCTGTACCGGACAGGCCGGATGACCAGCTGCCCCAGACAATGACGCTTGCACAGAATTACCCAAATCCCTTTAACTCAACTACTGTCATAAACTTTGTAATTCCTAATAAAATGGCAAACCGCCAGGTGACGCTTATAGTCTATAACGCGCTAGGAGTTGAAGTTAAGAAGCTGATCGATAATACCCTCCCTGCAGGCAATTATTTCATGCGTTGGAACGGGACGGATAACTTCAATCAGAGCGTGTCAAGCGGCGTTTACTTCTATAACCTGGTAATTGATTCTGAAGGATTAAAGGAAAAGGTTTCTGGGAAAATGATGCTTTTGAAATGACAAACATAAAAAATCCCCTGCGCTTACAATTGAACGCAGGGGATTTTAACAAAATCTAATCTTAACTACTTATTAAAAATCATCTTCAGCGATACGAGTAATATTATTACACCGAAGACTTTCTTCATTACTGCATCTGACAAACTTATTGATAACTTGGCTCCGAAAAGTGCACCTATAACAAAACCCGCGCAGATAAGTCCAGCAACCCTTAAATCAATAAGCCCTTCCTTGTAGTAGGTCATTGCAGCCAGTATGCCGACCGGTGGTATTAAAACTGCAAGGCTTGTACCCTGAGCCTGATGCTGCGACATTCCGAACAAAAACACCAATGCCGGAACAATAAGTATCCCGCCGCCGATTCCAATCAGACCGCTTAAGGCTCCGGCCGTAAGCCCCAGCAATATATAAAGAAAAATATCGGACATTTTTAGTTTCCTCTTTTGCATAGTAAAATTATTTCCAGAGTGTATAAACTCACTTTTCAGGATTTAATTATTCCTTCAGGATTTGATTATTCCTGGGGGGCCATTTTCCTGGTAAGCTGTTTTATTATAAATACAAGCAGAAGTCCCAGTAAAGCTCCGGTGACGTCTGCCGTAAGGTCAAGTATATCGCAGCTGCGTCCCGGCACCAGCAGCTGATGCAGCTCATCCAAAGCTCCGTAGACTGTAACTGTCAGTATCGTCATCAGAAACGGCCTTGAAGATAAAAGCCTGAATTTTTTCTGGAAAAGATAAGTAAAACAGAGTAAAACCGAAAGGACCATGTATGCGGTAAAATGCTCAATTTTATCGCTAACCCCCAGGCTCGGCACGTCGTTGCCCGGAAGAGTGGTCGCTACGAAAAGAACAATCCAGTAGAGGACGAGAGGAATATATATAAAATACATCTTATTTCTTTCTAAATACTTAAACACTTGATTTCCTTATAAATTTAATTGCTTCGGGTAAATTTTGAATAATGTCAGTAGCCATTATGCCATATTCAGTCTTATCCTTCAAGAGCAGGTCGGCTGAGAGGCTGTGCAGATAAACTGCAGATACTACGGCACCTTCTGTGTCCTCTGCCTGCGCTGCGAAGCCCGCAATTATACCCGTTAAAACGTCCCCGGTTCCAAACTTTGCCATCCCGGGGTTCCCGGTGCTGTTAATAAGAGCTTCCCCGTCAGAGTTAAAAATAACTGTCGGGGCCCCTTTCAGAACCAAAAGCGCCCCGGTCTCCTCAGAAAACCTGCGCCCATATGTCAAAACGTCACCCTGAAGTTCAGTAAGACTGATCCCCAGGAGGTTTGCAAATTCCGCCTGATGGGGAGTAAGAATGCAGTTACTCAAATCAAGGCTCTTGTACTTCCCTTCTCCAAGAGCAAAGATGGCATCGGCATCAATTACAATTTTCTTATTCTTATTCATCCTGATTGTTTCAACGACTGCTTCAACAGTTTCCTCGTCGCGCCCAAGCCCGGGGCCTATAGCCAGAACATCCATCCATTCAAAGCGCTTCTTCAGCTCTTCAATATTACCTTTGCTGAAAATGCCCCTGCCCTCATCTTTATACGGAAGCACAATTACTTCGTCCAGCTTGCTCTGGATTACTCCCTGGGCCGATTCTGGAAAACACAATATTGAAGCTCCGGCGCCTGAGTGCAGAACAGAAGAAGCCGTCATAAAAGACGCTCCCGGAAGGATATTTGAACCCGCAATTACCAGAACCTTACCGGCACTGTATTTATAGAGGTCTTTGGCCTTTTGAGGTAAATTAAAAAAAGCATCCTCAGGTTCAATTACATAAGTATCGACTTGAAAATTATCAAAATATTCGGGTGCAAGACCTATGTACCCTTTCTTAATTTCACCTGAAACAACGGCGCCTTTATTTACAAAAAGCCCTTTTTTAAGCTCGGCAAGCGTAACTGTAAGGTCGGCCACAAAGGCTTCATCGCCCGATCCCTTATCGGCATCAAGCCCGGTCGGAATATCAAGAGCTACCCGGACTCCGTTAAACTTATTCAGCTCTCTTACAATTTCAGCATATGGCGATTTAAGGCTCCCCGAGGCGCCTGTGCCTAGGAGCGCATCCACAATCAACTGTGAATTTTCAAGCCTTTTAAGGTCGCGCACCGATTTATACTGCCTCATAAAAGAGGTTTCATCAGAATAGTGGATTACGTTTTGAAGGATCTCAAAATTTGTGAGGGCGTCTCCTTTTAACTCCTCGGCGTCCGAAAGGTAGATTACACCTACCCTGAAGCCGGAATTTATAAAATGCCTGGCAAGCGCAAAGCCGTCACCGCCGTTATTGCCCCTGCCGCATACAATTCCTATTAAAGAAGACTTATTTAAGCCGGGATACTCTTCCCTTATTATGCTGAAAATGCTCAAGGAAGCATTTTCCATAAGAATGAGCCCCGGAATCTGAAGCTGGCCGATTGCATATTCATCAGCCGATCTTACCTGGGAAACAGAAAATAAAGGTATCATGTAATTACCTTTGTCCGTAAATATGTTAATGTAAAATGAACACTTCTAAACCAAAATCTAAAATATTATTCAAACCTTTCAGATACAAAAAATAATCTCAGGACCAGTTATATTATCTCAGGTACGAAGTAATCAGATCGATCAAAGTGCCCGGGAATAAACCGAACCCGATTACAAGCAGTGCTGAAATAATAACCGCAAGAACACCCTTGGAGTTATTGTGCACCGGCAGAGCTGCGGGCTCAGGATCCCTGAAATACATGTAAACAATTACACGGATATAGAAATAAACGCTGATAACGCTTGAAAGGACGCCTAAAATTGCAAGCCACGTCATGTCGGCCTTAATGGCAGAGATAAAGACATAATACTTTCCGAAGAATCCTGCAAAAGGAGGAAGCCCTGAAAGCGAGAACATGAAAAGAGCCATTAAAGCTGCAAGCACCGGGTGACGCTGGCTGAGTCCAATGTAATCGTCAAGTTCAAGCCTGGAGTCGTTTTCTCCTTCTATCATTGCAATTATACCAAAAGCCCCAAGGTTCATGAAAGTGTAGGCAATAAGATAAAACATTATGCCTGCAACGCTTTCATTGTTGCCTGCAGCAAGGCCTATTGCCATATAGCCAGCGTGGGCAATTGACGAGTAGGCAAGCATTCTTTTAAGATTACTTTGCGAAATGGCAACTATACTGCCGTAGAGCATGGAGAAGGTGGCAATTGCAGCAAAGTAAGGCCTGAAGACGTTTGCAGCGCTTCCGGGGAAAACGGCTCCAAGCGCAATAATAAGGACGCTGAAAGCAGCAGCCTTGCCGCCTGTGGACATGAGCCCCGAGACCGTGGTTGCACTTCCCTGGTAAACGTCAGGCACCCACATATGAAATGGGAAAGCAGCAATCTTGAATGAGAATCCGATTAAGAAAAGGAGCATTCCTGCAACAAACAAAATGTTGTGCGTCAGCATCCCGAAGTTAGTAATAATTGTATCTATATTTGTAGTGTGAGAGGTTCCGAAAATAAGAGCGATGCCATAGACTATGAAGCCTGTAGCAAATGAGCCCAGAAGGAAGTACTTCAGTGAAGCTTCATTTGCACTGCTTTTTTTCCTGTTAATGCCCGCAAGCACGTAAAAGCAGATTGACATCTGTTCAAGCCCGATGAAAACCATGAAAAGGTCCTTGGCTCCTGCCATCATCATCATGCCCAAAACAGAAGAAAGGATCAGGATATAATACTCGCCGAAATAGCTTCCGTACTTCTTTATATACTCCATAGAGCTTAAGACCGTAAGGGCCGCAGCAAGAGTAAAGAGGAAGTTGAATATTCCGACGTTGCCTCCATAGGCCAGCATGTTGTTATAAACCGTGCCCGTGTTGTTGAGGCTGAAGAGGGAATATGCCGAGGCTGCAAGAAGTACAAGAACGGAAAACCAGGGGAGTACTTTGTCGCTTTTCTCAGAAGTAATTTCAATTACAACTGAAAGGAACACTCCGGCACCAACTAGAATTAAAGGTAAAATATTATAAATATCCTGAATATGGTTTTGCATATCTACTCTGAAATAAAATCTTTTTTGCTGATTTTCTGTAATTTATATTTTCCGGCTTACTTACCTGCCACCGGCCTTATGTCGAAACTTGGAACTGAAACCTGCTGAATGATTGTGTTTGTAGATTTTTCAGAGAGTTTCAAAAATGTGCCCGGATAAATTCCGATCCAGATAATGAATATGAAAATCGGGACGAGCACCAGTATCTCTTTTTTAGTGAGATCTTTGAGCGCCAGAAGGTTCTCGTGCTTAACTTCGCCGAATACCACCCTCTGGTACATCCACAGGAGGTAAACGGCTGCAAATATAACACCCGAGGCGGCAAATATTGTAAAGCCCCAGCTGTTTAGAACAGGCGACTTGAACGATCCGAGTAAAATTAAGAATTCACCCACAAATCCGTTCAAGCCCGGAAGCCCCATGGAAGAAAGCGAAGCAATCATTAAAGCTACAGAATACAAAGGTACTATCTTTGCAATTCCGCCGTACTTTGCAATTTCTCTTGTGTGAGTGCGGTCGTAAATCATACCCACTAAAAGGAAGAGGGCGCCCGTAGAAAGCCCGTGGTTCACCATCTGAATTACGCTTCCCTGTATTGCTTCGGTTGTAAGTGCAAATATGCCTAAGACAACAAAGCCCAGGTGTGAAACCGATGAATAGGCAACCAGCTTCTTCATATCCTTCTGCACCATTGCAACAAGGGCCCCGTAGATGATTCCGATTACGGCAAGGACCGAGACAAAGGGCGCAAATTTCATTGCCGACTGCGGGAAGAGGGGCAGGCAGAACCTTAAAATGCCGTAGGTTCCCATCTTAAGCAGCACGCCGGCCAGTATAACGCTTCCTGACGTCGGCGCCTGAACGTGCGCATCAGGCAGCCAGGTGTGAAACGGGAACAAGGGAACCTTAATTGCAAAGCTTAAAAGGAATGCCAGGAACATCCACTGCTGAACTTCCTGCGGCACGGCTGGACCGATCTTATATAGTTCAAGCAGGTTTGTTGTAAATGACCCGGTAAATTTGGCAGCGTATATTCCAAGCCAGATAATGGCAATAAGCATTAAAAGGCTTCCGAACATGGTGTAAATAAAGAACTTCACCGAAGCATAGATCCTCTTTTCGCCTCCCCAGATACCAATTATAAAGTACATAGGGATAAGCATTGCTTCCCAGAAAATGTAGAACAGGAAGAGATCCAGTGAAACAAATACTCCAAGCATGCCCACTTCAAGCAGAAGCATGAAGAAGGTAAATTCCTTAACTTTTTTCTTTATGCTTCCCCAGCTCGAGAACAGTGTAATAGGGGTGAGGAAAGTTGTAAGCATAACCATCAGTATGGAAATACCGTCAACGCCTATGTGGTAACTTACATTAAGGTTACTGATCCAGACGATGTTGTGAATGAACTGAAAGCCCGCTTTGGAGCCGTCAAACTGCATGAATACGGCCAGTGACAGTATGAATGCGGCAAGTGAAACTGCAAGGCCCGTCCACCTGATTAGCTGTTCCCTGTTTTTATCAATGAATAACAGAAGTAGGCTTCCTGCCAGCGGCAAAAATAATAAATACGTAAGTAATTGGCTGTTTTCCATATATTATAGGCTTATAATTATCCAGAATAAAGCAACTGCTATACCCACCATCATTATGAGGGCATAGAACTGAGCGACACCTGTTTGAAAACGACGGATAAAGGAGGCCGTCCTGTTTATAAGGGCAGCGGATCCGTTAACAACTCCGTCTATAATTTTACTGTCCGTGAATTTCCAGAGCAAGGCCTCTGACCCCTTCTGCAAAGGCTGAACTACTGCGGCCTCATAGAATTCATCAACATAGTACTTATTGAGAAGAAGGTTGTAGAGTTTCCTGAGCTTCCAGGAAGTCCTCTCTGCAATGTCCTGACGCTTTGTATAAACGTAGTAAGCAAAGTATATTGAGCACAATGCTGCTGCAACCGAAACAAACATCAAAAGGAACTCTTCAGCGTGCGAATGCGAGCCGTAGAATTCAAGCTTCCTTTCGGCACTCGTGAATATGGGGGCAAGCCAGCTTTCAAAAAGGTTTCCGCCTTCGCCCGAGAAAACGGCAGGAAGACCTATATAGCCGCCAACTACAGACAGGAATGCAAGCACCATTAAAGGCACCGTCATAACAGAAGGAGACTCATGCGGATGAACCTCATGAGAGAACTTCTCCTTCCCATAGAAAGTCAGGAACACAAGGCGGAACATATAAAAAGCCGTCATAACTGCCGTAAGCACGCCAACGATCCAGAGAAGAATATTACCCTGTGCATATGCATACCACAGGATCTCATCCTTGCTGAAAAATCCCGAAAGCCCCGGGAATCCGGAAATAGCAAGGGCTGCAATTAAAAATGTCATGTAGGTTTTAGGCATGTATTTTTTAAGTCCACCGAAATGCCTTATATCCTGCTCGTCGTGCATGGAGTGGATTATAGAGCCTGCACCAAGGAACAGAAGGGCCTTAAAGAAGGCGTGCGTCATTACGTGGAAAATGCCTGAAGTAAAGGCTCCAACACCCATGGCCAGGAACATGTAGCCCAGCTGGCTTACGGTTGAGTAGGCCAAAACCTTCTTAATATCGTTCTGCACCAGTCCCACGGTTGCGGCAAAGAAAGCCGTCAGAAGTCCTACAACAGCAATTAAAGTCATAACTGCCGGTGCAGAGGCAAAAATAATTGAGCAGCGGGCAACCATATAAACGCCTGCTGTAACCATGGTGGCGGCGTGAATAAGGGCCGATACAGGAGTCGGACCCGCCATAGCGTCCGGAAGCCATACGAAAAGCGGGATCTGGGCCGATTTTCCGGTTGCACCGATAAAAAGGAAAAGAGCAATAAAGCTGAAAACTTTCTCGCTTACCGGGAAAAGTTCAGCCTTTGAGAATACCTCCTGGAAGTTCAGGCTGTCGAAAGTCATGAAAATTAAAAACATTCCGAGGAGGAATCCGAAGTCGCCTATCCTGTTAACAACAAACGCTTTCTTTGCGGCCTGGCTTGTAGTGCCTTTTTCGAACTTCCTGTTGTACCAGAATCCTATTAAAAGATAGCTGCATAAGCCCACGCCCTCCCATCCTAAGAACAAGAGTACAAAGTTATTGGCCAGTATCAGGTTCATCATTGCAAAGATAAAGAGGTTAAGATATGCAAAAAAGCGCCAGAAGCTCTTGTCTCCGTGCATGTAGCCGATTGAATAAACATGGATAAGGAACCCCACGCCTGTAACTACCAGTGCCATAACAAGCGAAAGCTGGTCGACGAGATACGCAACCTTAATATTAAGGCCGCCTGCGCTAAGCCACGTAAAAAGTTCAATTTCCTGTCTTCTGTCCCCCGCCGGAAGCTGAAGTGTCTGGAAGAAAGTCACAAGAACAATTATAAAAGACAGGCCGACGCTGCCCGAACCTATTATGCCGGTTATCTTTTCGTTATTAATTCTTTTTCCAAAAAC
It includes:
- a CDS encoding NADH-quinone oxidoreductase subunit M, yielding MENSQLLTYLLFLPLAGSLLLLFIDKNREQLIRWTGLAVSLAAFILSLAVFMQFDGSKAGFQFIHNIVWISNLNVSYHIGVDGISILMVMLTTFLTPITLFSSWGSIKKKVKEFTFFMLLLEVGMLGVFVSLDLFLFYIFWEAMLIPMYFIIGIWGGEKRIYASVKFFIYTMFGSLLMLIAIIWLGIYAAKFTGSFTTNLLELYKIGPAVPQEVQQWMFLAFLLSFAIKVPLFPFHTWLPDAHVQAPTSGSVILAGVLLKMGTYGILRFCLPLFPQSAMKFAPFVSVLAVIGIIYGALVAMVQKDMKKLVAYSSVSHLGFVVLGIFALTTEAIQGSVIQMVNHGLSTGALFLLVGMIYDRTHTREIAKYGGIAKIVPLYSVALMIASLSSMGLPGLNGFVGEFLILLGSFKSPVLNSWGFTIFAASGVIFAAVYLLWMYQRVVFGEVKHENLLALKDLTKKEILVLVPIFIFIIWIGIYPGTFLKLSEKSTNTIIQQVSVPSFDIRPVAGK
- the nuoL gene encoding NADH-quinone oxidoreductase subunit L, encoding MVNYIYLTILLPLLGFLINGVFGKRINNEKITGIIGSGSVGLSFIIVLVTFFQTLQLPAGDRRQEIELFTWLSAGGLNIKVAYLVDQLSLVMALVVTGVGFLIHVYSIGYMHGDKSFWRFFAYLNLFIFAMMNLILANNFVLLFLGWEGVGLCSYLLIGFWYNRKFEKGTTSQAAKKAFVVNRIGDFGFLLGMFLIFMTFDSLNFQEVFSKAELFPVSEKVFSFIALFLFIGATGKSAQIPLFVWLPDAMAGPTPVSALIHAATMVTAGVYMVARCSIIFASAPAVMTLIAVVGLLTAFFAATVGLVQNDIKKVLAYSTVSQLGYMFLAMGVGAFTSGIFHVMTHAFFKALLFLGAGSIIHSMHDEQDIRHFGGLKKYMPKTYMTFLIAALAISGFPGLSGFFSKDEILWYAYAQGNILLWIVGVLTAVMTAFYMFRLVFLTFYGKEKFSHEVHPHESPSVMTVPLMVLAFLSVVGGYIGLPAVFSGEGGNLFESWLAPIFTSAERKLEFYGSHSHAEEFLLMFVSVAAALCSIYFAYYVYTKRQDIAERTSWKLRKLYNLLLNKYYVDEFYEAAVVQPLQKGSEALLWKFTDSKIIDGVVNGSAALINRTASFIRRFQTGVAQFYALIMMVGIAVALFWIIISL